A region of Anolis sagrei isolate rAnoSag1 chromosome 2, rAnoSag1.mat, whole genome shotgun sequence DNA encodes the following proteins:
- the CDK4 gene encoding cyclin-dependent kinase 4 produces the protein MAMGRCEQYEPVAEIGIGAYGTVFKARDLQSGKFVALKNVRVQNSENGLPHSTVREVALLKRLENFDHPNVVRLMDVCTTTRTERETKVTLVFEHVDQDLKAFLEKTPPPGLPAEMIKDMMHQFLSGLDFLHSNCIVHRDLKPENILVTSSGQVKLADFGLARIYSCQMALTPLVVTLWYRAPEVLLQSAYATPVDLWSVGCIFAEMFRRKPLFCGNSEADQLGKIFDLIGLPSEEDWPLDVSLPRCAFAPRSPQSIERFVPEIDTLGIQLLLEMLTFNPLKRISAFQALHHQYFQDMSAGEG, from the exons ATGGCAATGGGGAGATGTGAACAGTATGAGCCTGTGGCTGAAATCGGCATCGGGGCTTACGGCACCGTCTTCAAGGCCCGTGACCTGCAAAGCGGCAAGTTTGTGGCCCTTAAGAATGTGCGGGTCCAGAACAGCGAGAATGGGTTGCCGCACTCCACGGTCCGTGAAGTGGCCCTGCTGAAACGCCTAGAGAACTTTGACCACCCCAATGTTGTGCG gctaatggaCGTTTGCACAACGACACGGACAGAGCGTGAGACCAAAGTGACATTGGTGTTTGAGCATGTTGATCAGGACCTGAAAGCATTTTTGGAGAAAACTCCACCTCCTGGCCTACCAGCAGAGATGATCAAG GATATGATGCATCAGTTCTTGAGTGGCTTGGATTTCCTGCACTCAAACTGCATTGTTCATCGTGACCTCAAGCCAGAAAATATCTTGGTGACCAGTTCTGGTCAAGTCAAGCTGGCCGACTTTGGCCTGGCTCGTATCTACAGCTGTCAGATGGCCCTGACACCTTTG GTGGTCACTCTCTGGTACCGGGCTCCAGAAGTGCTGCTCCAGTCAGCTTATGCCACTCCTGTGGACCTGTGGAGTGTGGGGTGCATCTTCGCAGAGATGTTTCGAAGGAA ACCTCTCTTCTGTGGCAACTCCGAAGCTGATCAGCTGGGCAAGATCTTTGA TTTGATCGGACTCCCATCTGAGGAGGACTGGCCCCTGGACGTGTCTCTGCCACGCTGTGCCTTTGCTCCCCGCTCCCCACAGTCTATTGAGAGGTTTGTGCCAGAAATAGACACCCTGGGGATCCAGCTGCTTTTG gaAATGCTGACATTCAATCCCTTGAAACGCATCTCTGCTTTCCAAGCACTGCATCACCAGTACTTTCAGGACATGAGTGCAGGTGAAGGGTAG